The DNA region TTATAAAGACGAAATCCGGCAGGCAAAGTAAGAAATAGGGAAAGACATTTGGACCCTTCACCGTCCATTTATATACCAATAATCATCTTCTGTCTTCTTTGTTCCACCTTCTTTTCCGGCTCAGAAACAGCTCTTTTTTCCCTGGGGCGATGGCGTTTGATTCGTCTCCGGGAGGAAGGTCACCCAAAGTACAGCCTGATAGACGGTCTGTTGGCCCGGCCGCGGCGTCTCCTGATATCTATTATCATCGGCAACGATATGTGTAATGTGGTCGCCTCTGCCCTGGCTACCCCTCTTGCCGTCAAACATTTTGGTGCGTCCGGGCGTTGGGTAGCCATAGTCATCATGACCGGCGTTATAATCATATTGTGTGATATTTCCCCCAAGGTACTGGCTATATCCCACCCGGTATCTATAGCCTCCTTCGCGGCAAGGCCGATGTCTTTGTTTGTAAAATGGGTTGCTCCGGTGCGATGGCTTGCGCAGTCCACAGTAGATGTTCTTCTTAGAGTAGCCGGATTACCCAGGGGGAAAAGGACAAAGTTTATACTGGAAAAAGACTTTCTACGTCTGGTCGAACACGGACACCGCGCCGGGATTATTGAGCGCCTGGAGAGGGATTTTATAAGAAGGGCGATGGAATTCGGCGATACAAAAGTAGCGGCTATCATGACCCCCCGTCCGTATATATTTGCCGTGCCTCTTGATGCCGACCTCTCTCGCGCTGTAGAGAAAATCAAAACGCGAGGGTTCTCACGGGTGCCCGTATATGAGCATGAGATCAACAAGCCGGTCGGGATCCTTCACGTTAAAGATCTTGTGGGCATAAAGTTAAAATACGCCGGAGGCACAGTAGCTGACTTGAGTTCCCGCCTTAAGCCGGTCTATTACGTCCCGGAGACAAAAAACGTTGAGGATCTTTTTCAAGAGTTTCAGAAGCGCCGCATCCATCTGGCCATGGTGGTGGACGAATACGGAGATTTAGCCGGACTGGTAACCATGGAAGATATTCTGGAAGAACTTTTTGGAGAAATATATGATGAATATGACCAGAAAAGGATGGCTTTTGAAGAGAAAGGGAAAGGCGTTTATTTGGTCTCTCCCAGGATGCTTATAGAAGATTTCAACGAGATAACCGGCGCGCATATCCCTTCGGATGAGGTGGAAACCATTGGTGGATTCGTGCTCAACCTTTTTGGCGAATTGCCCAAGGAGGGAAACAGCGCCGCCTATAATGACCTCCACTTTACCGTAACCAAAATAAAAGGGACCCGTATCTTACAACTGAAGGTGGAGAGGGAAGGCAAGGCAGCTTTCCATGACCTATGACCGTAAGTGATATGGTTTATCCGCTCTCCTGGTTTATCGGCTTGTTATTTCTGGAGGCACTTTTCTCCGGTTCAGAGATAGCCCTGGTAGCCGCTGACCGGAAGAAAATGCAACAAATGGCCTCTGACGGTCATAAAGGGGCAACCGCGGCCTTGAGACTCCTGGGAAGGCCGACCTGGCTATTCTCCACTACGCTTCTTGGGACCAATCTGGCCATGGCCGCCAATACCGTCCTGACGACGGCCTGGATGGTAGAGCAGTGGAGATATGGGAGTGAATGGTTGGCTGTCTTGCTCATGCCGCCTTTCGTCCTCATTTTTGGAGAGATTATCCCAAAGACCATATTCCAGCAAAAAGCACAACAGCTCGCCCCGAAGGCCGCCTACGGCATTACGGCCGCATCTTATATTCTTTATCCCCTGGTCTGGATCTTTGCCCGTTTTTCTCATTTGTTGACAAATATATCGGAAAGAAGGGAGCAGCCTTTTGTCACGCGCGAAGAGCTGAAACTGACCCTTCGTATGGATGAAGACGAGATTGAGCTGGACAAGGCCGAGAAGCGGCTCATACGAAAGATGTTTTCATTCATGGAGACAGACGTGAGCCGGGTGATGATTCCGCTGGTTAAGGTCTCGGCCTTGCCGGAGGGCGCGCCTGTGGCCGATGCCGTCCGGAAATTCCGGGAAAAGGGTTACGGGCGACTGCCTGTTTACCGCAGGCGTATCGATAATATAGTCGGGATATTAAACGCCTTTGATTTAATCGGCGTGGCAGATGAAAGCCTGCCGGTCAGCAGTTTTATGTACAAACCCTACTATGTACCGGAGACCAAACCGGTAGATGAATTGCTGCTTGACTTACAAAAAGAAGGCAAAACTATAGCCATAGTGGTCGATGAGTATGGCGGCACCATAGGCATGGTCACCGTAGAAGATATTCTCGAAGAGGTAATGGGGGAAATAGCGGATGAGTTTGACAAGGAGGCCGCCCCCTTTACCAGGTTGGGCCCAAACCATTATTTGATCAAAGGGCGTATGGAGGTAAGCCAGGCCAATGAGCAGCTACATCTGGGAATCCCGGAAGGCGACTATGAAACCATAGCCGGTTTTATCTTAAAAGAATTGGGGTTAATCCCTAAACAAGGCCATATTTTTTCTTACAGGCATTTACAATTTATTATACGGAAGGCCGAGGCCAGAGGCATAGAAGAAGTGGAAGTTATTGTTAAACGGAAGGGTCAGGAAGATGATAAACAGACAGCGACTAGCCGGGGAGTTTCTGCGCCTGGTGCAGATTGACAGCCCTTCGAGGCAGGAAGGCGCTATCGCACAATATGTACGAAAGACATTTGAATCCCTGGACGCCGGGGTAATAGAAGACGGGGTCGGAACGCTCATCGGCAGCGAAAGCGGTAATCTGATCGTCCGCATACCGGGCACACGGAGAGACCTCCCGCCTCTTATGTTCAATGCCCATCTGGATACGGTGGAACCGGGGCGGGGCGTAAAAGTAATCCAGGAGAATGGGACATTTAAAAGCGATGGACAGACCATCCTGGGCGCGGATGATAAGTCCGGCATAGCTATTTTGATTGAGGCAATAAGGCTTTTACAGGAGGGGGGGATAGCCCATTGTCCGCTGGAGTTTGTCTTTACGGTCTGTGAAGAGATAGGGCTTTTCGGGGCTAAGTCCCTTGATTACAATCTGCTCCAGGCCCGGATGGGTTATGCCCTGGATACCAGCTCCACTACCCGCATCATAAGCGGGGCCCCGGAGGCCAACAGCCTTTGCATCAAGGTACAGGGATTGGCCGCCCATGCCGGCCTCGAACCTGAAAAAGGCATAAACGCCATACAGATTGCCGGTGAGGCCCTGGCCGCCATGCGGTTGGGCCGTATTGACCATGAGACTACCGCCAATATCGGGTTGGTACGCGGGGGGACGGCCCGTAATATTATACCGGACTATATAGATCTGGAAGGTGAGGTACGCAGCCACGACCGGCGGAAACTGGCCGATCACACCGAACACATAAGAGGATGTCTTGAGGGGGCGGTCTCAGCCTATAAAGAGAAGAACAAGATAGATGGCGACCTTCCCGCATTGCGCCTGGATGTAACGCAGGAATATCCGTTAATGGCGGTTGGCGACAGCCACCCCGCTGTTGTCCTGGCACAGGAGGCGGGGAAGGCCTTGGGACGCCGGCTCACGCCGGAAAAAAGCGGCGGCGGGAGTGATGCCAACATCTTTAACGCCCATGGCATCGCCGCCGTAATACTGGGCACGGGCATGCAGTCTGTCCACACCACAAACGAATATATTCATCTCGAAGACATGGTCCGGACCGTTCAACTGATTATGGAGATAATCTCCACCTACAGCAGATCATAATGGAAGGTTCCTGAGTTTTTAGGTAACCCCTGGTTTCTTCGCTTCACGGCTTACGCAGCGACCCTTTCTAGGCTCGCAGGTGGGGAATGCTGACCCCTTCCAGCCACTAAAGGGCTGGTTTTCCCCTTCCTGCTCGCTCTCGATGGGTACCCCGCTGCTCCAGCAAGTTTCGCTCAGAACTACCGGGGGTTCCTTCAAAATTATATGTGCTTCCGTTAAGTTCTCACCCCTCATCGCCGATAAATACGAGGTGAACATAAAACAGGAGAGTCTTCCATGCTGGCAAAGATCCTGAGCAGCGCCGTTCTGGGTGTTGAGGCTTATGTAGTCGAAGTGGAAGTGGATATTGCCTTCGGGCTGCCGGCTTTCTCCACCGTCGGCTTACCCGAGGGCGCAGTAAAAGAAAGCAAAGACCGGGTCAAATCCGCTATCAAGAACTCAGGCTATGAGTTTCCCACCCATCGCGTCACGGTTAATCTGGCCCCGGCGGATATAAAGAAGGAAGGCACAGGATATGACCTGCCCATAGCGGTTGGTATTCTGGCCGCCACCGGAACCATAAACAAAGATAATCTCCACCATTATATGTTATCCGGCGAACTTTCGCTCGATGGCCGTATAAAAGCGACTAAAGGGGTCCTGCCCATGGCTATGGCCGCGCGTGCCGCCGGGCTGTCCGGCATCGTAGTGCCCAAAGAAAATGCCCTGGAAGGAGCGGTCGTAAAGGGCATCGAGGTATTGCCGGTAGAATGGCTTTCCGAGGCAGTGGAGTTACTCAATGGGAAAAGCAGTCCGACCCCGGTGGATGTGGATACGGATGCCCTCTTTTGCACCGCCGGTAAAAGCGATATGGATTTTAATGAGGTCAAGGGGCAGGAACACGTAAAAAGGGCCCTGGAGATTGCCGCGGCCGGGGGCCATAATCTGTTGATGATCGGCCCCCCGGGCTCAGGCAAGACCATGCTGGCGCAGCGCCTGCCGACTATATTGCCGGCCATGAGCTTTGAGGAGGCCCTGGAGACGACCAAGGTCTTTAGTGTCATGGGGCTGATGCCCCAGGGAAGCGCCCTCATTGCCGTCCGCCCTTTCCGTCAGCCGCATCATACCATCTCTGATGCCGGTCTGATCGGGGGCGGTCAGATTCCCAAACCCGGAGAGGTTAGTCTGGCCCACAATGGCGTGCTTTTTCTGGATGAACTGCCGGAATTCAGAAAGAACGTCCTGGAGGTGTTGCGGCAGCCATTAGAGGATGGGCGGGTTACGATCGCGCGGGCCTCCATGTCCCTTACCTATCCGGCCCGGTTTATGCTGGTAGCGGCCATGAATCCCTGCCCGTGCGGTTATTACGGGAGCGCCAAGCACACGTGCAGTTGTACGCATCTTTATATACAAAAATATCGCTCAAAGATTTCCGGCCCGCTTCTCGACCGCATAGACATCCACGTAGAAGTGCCCGCCCTAAACTACAAAGACCTGGCCTCTATCCATCCCGGCGAGTCGTCAGAAGAGATAAGAAAGAGGGTTGATCTGGCCCGCCGGAGGCAAAAGGAACGGTTTGAAGGCAAGCCCATCCACTGCAATGCCCAGATGAATACCCGCCTTATCAAGAAGTTTTGCGCTATTGACGCCGAATCACACAAGCTTCTGGAGGTAGCGGTCAACAAGTTGGGCTTGAGCGCCCGGGCCTACAGCCGCATATTAAAGATTGCCCGCACTATTGCAGATATTGAAGGGGAGGCGTCCGTCAAATCTGCCCATATCTCCGAGGCCATCCAGTACCGCAGTTTGGATCGCAGAGCGATCTGACCGGTAGAAGAGATCAAGGGGCCAATCGGTAAAACGAGGCGAAGAGCTGGCTAAACTTAATTAATATTCGCTTATCAAAAAACAGAAACTTATAAACCAATGAGCGTTGATTTCCCCGATGTATGGGTGTCTATACATGTTTAGAAAATAAAAAGCCTGCTGGGCTTTTGCGCAGCAGGCAAAGAGACGCATCATATGTCCTATTAGCAATCTGCTAGAGTTATCCTGAGTTCCTGTATCTGTTCGTCCGTGGCAAGCCCGATCTCTCCCTCAGAAAGGGTTATGAATCCGCGATACTTTCCGTCCTCCTCTTTTCTGTCTTCTTTCAACGCCTGCAGGAGCGATTCTTTCTCAGCTAATTGTGCTTTATCGATCTCGGATATGAATTTCCCCTCGAACCTTTTCATCTCCGTGTCATAGCCCTTTACAAGGAGGGCAGTTTGCCGTTTGCCGGAGGCGATTTCATGGGGCTTATCAACGAACAGAAACTGGGCGCCATCCGCGTCTTCGATAAGCCTGAAATGTGCAGGGTCTCTTTCCTTGCGCCTGTACAATTTAACATTGTCGTTTTTTAAAGCCAGCTTCAATAAACCATCTGTTTCGACATATAAGGCCGGCCCGAAGGCGACTTTGACGTCCGCTCCCTGTCTGACCGATCTGGCAAAATTTTCGAGGAAGGACTTGTCCGTATAGAATGGAGGATAAAGCTCTCCAGCATATATATAGATTTTTTTTGCGTTACCGAAAAGACGGCCGTACCTAAGAGTTTCCTCCAGCCCTTCCAGAATATAGGAAACCTTTTCGAATAACAGGCTTTTCTTTCGAAACCCAGGCAGGTTGTAATCTTTATGCATGTTATTTATCTTTTCGGCTCTTAGTATAAAAATATTTAATACTTTACGGTATTTTTTTAATATTATTTAAAGTGCGAATCAACGAATTTTGGAGTTTCTACTTCCTCCCGTGGTCTTGTGAAATCACAAAGACAACACAGCAATAGTGCCTCACCGTATGCCGCTATTAGGAGTCCAATAGCTAAATATGCAACGATGATGCCACTATTAGGATTATTCTTGGCAAGAAACCAATTAGATGAAAAAATGGATAAGAGTGCGGAAAATATCACAGCGATGATAAATGAGACAAGCCAGAACTTTCGAAAGTGTGGGATGGCATCTTTTAGCAATCCGACGGCTGCTATGCTTAAGTTTGCCCCAATGAATACAGCATGGATAGGAAAGTCTAGCGATGACATGGCTTGTCTCGACTTAATGCATTTGAAGCAAATGCAAAACCATCGACGATGGCTTGAGTAATAAAGGCCTCTCAGTGTTAAGGGATCTAAGAATAATTTAATATCCTTAACCTTCCAAGTCCTTGTTGCAGGCTAGCGATTACCCTTTCAGTCCGTAGTTCTGTTTTTTAAAAATCAATATCATATGCTAGCCTCATAGAAACAAGCCGATAATAATTTTAGTTTGACCTGCTGTCAAGCAAAAAGTGGAAAAGTTTTTCTCTTCTGTGGGAAAAGTTTTTCCAAAATGAGGAAAAATTTTTCTCTCGTGAGATTGTTTCAGGGATAGAATAAATAAGCAGTATTTGCGCACAGGTTGAACTAGCCAGGGATTGCAGGCTTACGATGTCAAGCTTTTAACCCCTGTAATTTTTATGATCTCGGGCATTCAAGTCTTGCGGAACCCGTCCGATATATAAAGTGGACTTTCGCGAAAAAGGGCCGCCACTTCCTCTTCCGGGCAGCGGCCCCAAAAATTTGCCCCGGGTCACGCTGGTTTCTCAATAAACGCAACCGCTTTCTCCAGGTTCCTGTCTGTCGGCCTGATGTTCCTTACTTCCCAGTTAATCACCGTATCCTCCGTTACCCCGATTAACGCCGCCAGCTCCTTTATCTGCAGCCCCGCATCCATCTGGCTTTGCGCCGCTTTTCCCCGAAAGTCTCTGGGCTTGCGGGATAACCCTTGATAAATGTTTGTTTGGGCAGGGGGTGAGTGAACGTGTAGCAGCCTGAGGCCAGAATGTTCTGCGCAACCTACTATTATTTGATATTAAAAAATAACAATTGACACCAAATAGCAATTATGTTAAGACTCAGCAAAAATCTGGGAGGGATGATTAAAGATGTCCGAATGGCTGAATACAGAAAAGGCGGCTAAATACCTAGGAATAAGCGCCAGCAACTTATATTCATTGGCTCAGCAAGGCCGGATTCCGGGCAATAGAATAGGTAAGATGTGGCGATTTAGCCAAAAAGACCTGGATGCCTGGGTGCGGGTAAATAGACCGTTGAACGAATTTTTTATGAGTTCAGAAGCACTTATTGAGAGTAATGCGGCCCTGAGAGACCCTCAGAGGGAAGGTCATACAGCAGCCCATGATTTCTTTTCGGGTGGCGGACTTCACGCAATCATGCAATTGCCCGTGGGCTGCGGGAAGTCTGGTCTTATAGCAATTCTGCCTTTTGGCATTGCCAAAGGGCGTGTATTGGTGATAGCTCCAAACCTTACGATAAGAGATGAACTTAAGAAGAATCTCGATATCGCTAACAAGAGATATTGTTTCTGGAACAAATGTAACGTCTTGAGTCCTGAAGCAATGTCGGCTGGTCCATACGTGGCGGTTCTTGACGGGAAAGACGCGAACATCCATGACTGCGACCGATCGCATATCGTAGTAACAAATATTCAGCAACTCGCAAGCAGTGCAGATAGGTGGCTACCTGCCTTCTCGGACAATTCCTTCGATTTGATTCTTGTCGACGAAGGTCACCACAGTGCAGCACCTAGCTGGAAGAAGGTTTTTGAAAGATTTCCCAAGGCAAAGGTTGTAAATCTCACAGCAACGCCATTCAGAAGTGACAAGAAGGATATCGAAGGTGAACCTATCTATAGATATTCATTCAAACGGGCTATGCTAAAAGGTTATATCAAGAAGCTTCAAGCAATTTACGTGGCTCCCGAAGAACTCTATTTCACCTACCAGGGCGACCAAAGGCATCACACGTTAGAAGAAGTATTGGAGCTTAAAGAGGAAGATTGGTTCAGCAAGGGCGTAGCATTGGCGCCTGAATGCAACCGGCATATAGTAGACGCGAGCCTGGATCGGCTTGAGAAACTGAGACAGTCTGGTACCCACCATCAACTAATCGCTGTGGCTTGTTCTGTTGCTCACGCCAAGGCAATACGGTCATTATATGCTAAGCGGGGATACGAAGCTGCTG from Desulfovibrionales bacterium includes:
- a CDS encoding DEAD/DEAH box helicase family protein, with amino-acid sequence MSEWLNTEKAAKYLGISASNLYSLAQQGRIPGNRIGKMWRFSQKDLDAWVRVNRPLNEFFMSSEALIESNAALRDPQREGHTAAHDFFSGGGLHAIMQLPVGCGKSGLIAILPFGIAKGRVLVIAPNLTIRDELKKNLDIANKRYCFWNKCNVLSPEAMSAGPYVAVLDGKDANIHDCDRSHIVVTNIQQLASSADRWLPAFSDNSFDLILVDEGHHSAAPSWKKVFERFPKAKVVNLTATPFRSDKKDIEGEPIYRYSFKRAMLKGYIKKLQAIYVAPEELYFTYQGDQRHHTLEEVLELKEEDWFSKGVALAPECNRHIVDASLDRLEKLRQSGTHHQLIAVACSVAHAKAIRSLYAKRGYEAAEIHSDMSEDKRKEAVQKLRSGLIDCIIQVQMLGEGFDHPHLSVAAIFRPFRTLSPYVQFIGRIMRVVVQNDPRHPDNYGYVVTHIGLNLDKQLADFRDMEREDKAFFEDLIAGKEPEPAREVIEGKTRFKLTPDMVVQREVVSEFLEEDFIHTDDEALLEELKAHAESLGFDSEQVVEALKNRQAEKVRRVKATSPFPVQPQLERKEARKRLKEEANRAAKVLLNRLGFDYGGRELAYKYAPGVTGNNFVAAVQMVNREVDKILGVKTGQRGMLKTEDFVRGIDCLDEVLNILTKRIKKRISDDG
- a CDS encoding helix-turn-helix transcriptional regulator, with amino-acid sequence MDAGLQIKELAALIGVTEDTVINWEVRNIRPTDRNLEKAVAFIEKPA
- a CDS encoding M20/M25/M40 family metallo-hydrolase yields the protein MINRQRLAGEFLRLVQIDSPSRQEGAIAQYVRKTFESLDAGVIEDGVGTLIGSESGNLIVRIPGTRRDLPPLMFNAHLDTVEPGRGVKVIQENGTFKSDGQTILGADDKSGIAILIEAIRLLQEGGIAHCPLEFVFTVCEEIGLFGAKSLDYNLLQARMGYALDTSSTTRIISGAPEANSLCIKVQGLAAHAGLEPEKGINAIQIAGEALAAMRLGRIDHETTANIGLVRGGTARNIIPDYIDLEGEVRSHDRRKLADHTEHIRGCLEGAVSAYKEKNKIDGDLPALRLDVTQEYPLMAVGDSHPAVVLAQEAGKALGRRLTPEKSGGGSDANIFNAHGIAAVILGTGMQSVHTTNEYIHLEDMVRTVQLIMEIISTYSRS
- a CDS encoding hemolysin family protein, with the protein product MDPSPSIYIPIIIFCLLCSTFFSGSETALFSLGRWRLIRLREEGHPKYSLIDGLLARPRRLLISIIIGNDMCNVVASALATPLAVKHFGASGRWVAIVIMTGVIIILCDISPKVLAISHPVSIASFAARPMSLFVKWVAPVRWLAQSTVDVLLRVAGLPRGKRTKFILEKDFLRLVEHGHRAGIIERLERDFIRRAMEFGDTKVAAIMTPRPYIFAVPLDADLSRAVEKIKTRGFSRVPVYEHEINKPVGILHVKDLVGIKLKYAGGTVADLSSRLKPVYYVPETKNVEDLFQEFQKRRIHLAMVVDEYGDLAGLVTMEDILEELFGEIYDEYDQKRMAFEEKGKGVYLVSPRMLIEDFNEITGAHIPSDEVETIGGFVLNLFGELPKEGNSAAYNDLHFTVTKIKGTRILQLKVEREGKAAFHDL
- a CDS encoding YifB family Mg chelatase-like AAA ATPase, translated to MLAKILSSAVLGVEAYVVEVEVDIAFGLPAFSTVGLPEGAVKESKDRVKSAIKNSGYEFPTHRVTVNLAPADIKKEGTGYDLPIAVGILAATGTINKDNLHHYMLSGELSLDGRIKATKGVLPMAMAARAAGLSGIVVPKENALEGAVVKGIEVLPVEWLSEAVELLNGKSSPTPVDVDTDALFCTAGKSDMDFNEVKGQEHVKRALEIAAAGGHNLLMIGPPGSGKTMLAQRLPTILPAMSFEEALETTKVFSVMGLMPQGSALIAVRPFRQPHHTISDAGLIGGGQIPKPGEVSLAHNGVLFLDELPEFRKNVLEVLRQPLEDGRVTIARASMSLTYPARFMLVAAMNPCPCGYYGSAKHTCSCTHLYIQKYRSKISGPLLDRIDIHVEVPALNYKDLASIHPGESSEEIRKRVDLARRRQKERFEGKPIHCNAQMNTRLIKKFCAIDAESHKLLEVAVNKLGLSARAYSRILKIARTIADIEGEASVKSAHISEAIQYRSLDRRAI
- a CDS encoding hemolysin family protein, which produces MTVSDMVYPLSWFIGLLFLEALFSGSEIALVAADRKKMQQMASDGHKGATAALRLLGRPTWLFSTTLLGTNLAMAANTVLTTAWMVEQWRYGSEWLAVLLMPPFVLIFGEIIPKTIFQQKAQQLAPKAAYGITAASYILYPLVWIFARFSHLLTNISERREQPFVTREELKLTLRMDEDEIELDKAEKRLIRKMFSFMETDVSRVMIPLVKVSALPEGAPVADAVRKFREKGYGRLPVYRRRIDNIVGILNAFDLIGVADESLPVSSFMYKPYYVPETKPVDELLLDLQKEGKTIAIVVDEYGGTIGMVTVEDILEEVMGEIADEFDKEAAPFTRLGPNHYLIKGRMEVSQANEQLHLGIPEGDYETIAGFILKELGLIPKQGHIFSYRHLQFIIRKAEARGIEEVEVIVKRKGQEDDKQTATSRGVSAPGAD